The Gloeobacter morelensis MG652769 genome contains the following window.
TTTTTCGAGTTTGTCGCGATCGAAACCGACGATGGCGCTCATCGCCCCGGCCTGCTGGGCGTCCATCAGCCGGGCGCGCTCAGCCACCAGTTCCAGACCCGTCTTAAAATCGAACACCCCCGCCACCCACAACGCCGCGTACTCGCCCAGCGAATGGCCTGCCACCAGTGCCGGCTCGCCAAGTTCGCCCTGCTTGCGCGCGCGCTGGGCGAGGGCCACGCAGACGGTAAATAGAGCAGGCTGGGTGTAGAGGGTGCGGTCGAGGCGCTCCTGCGGCCCGGCGCACACCGCCGCCACCGACCAGCCCAAGATCCCAGATGCCCGCTCAAACAGTGCGGCCGTGTCGGGATGGCCGCTCAGCGCATCGGCCATCCCAACGACCTGCGAACCTTGCCCTGGAAAGATCCAGGCTGTCGCCATAACAATCCCTCGTTTTATTCACAAGGGATCATCCTAACCTGTTTGCGATCCCCGCGTCTAACGCTAGCGCGCGGTGAGGCGCAGCGCCTTGTCGAGGCGCACCAGGATGAACTCGTTGTCGTCGGCTACCCCCGGCGTGCGGCCGACGCTGCCGGGAAAGTTGTTGTCGTTGGCCACCAACAGCAGGCGCGGGGCGATGGGCAGCACGCTCTCGATGGTCACAAACGGAAAGGTGAACGCGCCGTTGGTGGTACCGTTGCCCCCGACGTTGTTGGGATCGGGGATGTTCAGCAGGTCCACCACCAGTTCCTTCTCGACGAAGCCCTGGCTGTCGAGTTTGCGAAGGTCGATCTTGTAAATGCGCTTGAACTGGGCAGGGTCGGTAAAGGCCGGGTTGTTGGGGTCACCCTGCTTGCCATCGCGCTCGATTACCAGAAACTCGCTGTCGTTGATGGCGGTCAACTCGCCGATCGCCTGGCCCGATTCGGTGGTGTTCTCCATGCGGTAGAAGAAAATTTTGCCGGTGTAGGTTTTGGTAGCCAGGTCGAATTCGTTGATGATAAGGCGGTTGCGGTCGGGATCCTCGGTCAGGGGACCTTCGAGCAGCGCGTAGAGCTTGTCGCCGCTCGCGTTGAGAGCGAGGCCCTCGAAGCCGCGCGAGCCGCCCAGGTTAGGGGTTGCCCCATTTAATAGCGGATTGTCGGGCGATTGGACCAGGGGATTGGTGCCGAAGCCCGCGAAGTTGGGAAGGGCTACCGGCGCATCGAGCAGTTCGCCGGTGGCCGAAAAGTGCAGCAAAAAGGGTCCAAACTCTTCGCCCACCCAGAAGGTACCGTCTGGGACTTTGCGGAAAGATTCGAGGTCAAAATCCGCCCCGGTCAAAAGCCGGTTGTTCTTGATACCCGGATCGACGGGGATGGTGCTGGTGGGATAGTAAGTGGCCTGCTCCGCCACGATCGCGAAGCCCGCCTTCAAAGCCGGATCTTGAAGCTGCAGCCAGGTGGGAAAGTCAAAGGCCGGCAGCAGCGCGCCCGTGGCCAGATCCACCGGAAAGACCCGGCCGCTGCCGCCTGTGGCGGTCTTGAAGTCGGGCCGCAGACCGTAGGAGCGCAGCAGGTAATCGGCGGAGTTGCTCTTGGCGCCAAAGCCGTTGTCGGAGAGCACCCGATAGGTGCCCGGCACGGGACCTGCGATCACCGAGGAAACGCCCTGGACGGGCTGGCGAAACAGATACGGGGCGACGATGCCGTTGCCGCCGGTGGTGAACTGGCCCGAGGTGGGACCGAAGGCGTAGGTCTCGGCAGGCAACACCGCCCGGCCCACCAATTCGGTCGCTCCGGCGGCACCAGCGGACGCTCCGGCGACGCAGACCGCGAGGAGCATGCCGATCGTTGTATTTTTCATTGCGCTTTGCACCCAAACAAAACGCCGCCCACTGTACAACGCCCCCGGTATCGTGCCGTTAAGCCGGGGTTATCGGCCGGTTATCGGGCGGCCGTCCGTTGCTGGTCGGCTTGCAAGGGGTATAATCGCCAGCGTTCGCGGCCTGCCCAGTGAGGAGGAGCCTGCCATGCCCAGCAAACATGTGGTGAAGATCTCGCTTGCCGTCGCGGCAGTGGGTGCCTTCGCGCTCGAACCCGCCACCGCCCAGATTCCTAACCCTTTCCAGGGCACCGCCGCCGTCACCCCGGAGGCGGTGCGCCAGGTGCTGCAGGCGGTGGAGGCGGCGGGCCAATCCAAAAATATTGACGAAGTGCTCAAATACGTCGCCCCCTTTGCCACGCTCGAATCGACCCTCGAAGGCATCGGCTACTCCCAGACGACGCGGGTGATAGGCAAAGAGCAGATCCGCGCCCGCCTGCTCGAATCGTTGGAGCGCCTCCAGAGTTCCGAGTATCTCGACAAAGAACAAAAAATCGACATCATCGACAACGGTCAGGCGGCCATCGTCAGCAACGACACAATCGTTGGCGCCACGCTCAAAGATGGTCGGCGCTTGATCATCAATGGTCGCGACACCTACGTGCTCGGGCAGGTGGGGGGCCAGTTGATGCTCACCGCAGGCGTTAGTTCCCGCAGTGCCGATGTGCGCCCGGCGGCGGATAAACCGGCATCTAAATAATTACCCGCCAGAACCGGATACGAGCTTGGCAAGATCGGGCAGTTGCTTGAGCGCCTGCACTGTGCCGCCGCCCAACTGCCAGTTCTGGACGCTGCCGGTGTTGTAGAGCAGTTGCACCTGCAGGGTGCGGTTGGGTAGCTGGGCGATCATCGTTTTGACCGGGGTGAGATCGAAGCGGGTGCTGCCGGTGCTGCAGTCGACTTCCGGAAAGTACGTGCCCGGGTCGGCGATGTAGCCTCCCCAGAAGCCGCCGTAAGGCCCAAAGCCCACTGGACCGACGACGGCAGGCGGAATGTACCTGGGCGGGCTCACCTCCACCTGACGGGCGCGCTTGGCGGCCAACACCTGGGTGATGCGCACGAGCGGTTGGTTGTTGTCAAGCAGGATCATCTCAGTGAGGGTCGCCTGCTCGTTGGCGATGTCGCGCTCTTCGACGCAGTAGCGCACGGCGACTTCGAGGACGTTCTGGGTGGGAATGTCCACCCAGAGGCTCGAAAACCGCAGTTTTGGCTGGCTCGGGTTGAAGTCCTTGTCTTTGACTAGGTAGGCGGGGCCGACCGCGAACATCTGGCTGAAGGGGCCGTTTCTGGCGGCGACGGCCTCCTCGGTGGCGGTCGGTTGGGCCAGCACCGTGCGGGTCTCGATGGCGCAGCTAAGGATCGCTGCGCAGGCGAGGGCGGGGGGAAGGATTTTGAACATCGGGGCTCTCCTGGCAATGCGTGCACAAGATTAGCCCGGACTTGTCCCCTTGCAAAGCGATTTTAGCGGGCGACGCCCGTGGCGCGGGCGGCCTGCTGCACGGCGGCGGAGACCGCCACGACCACGCGCCGGTCGAACACGCTCGGGATAATCGATTCGGGCGCAATTTCGTCGGGGCTCACCAGGGCGGCGATCGCCCGCGCGGCGGCCATCTTCATCGCCAAATTCACCCGGCGCGCGCGGCAGTCGAGGGCACCCCGGAAGATCCCCGGAAAAGCAAGCACGTTGTTGAT
Protein-coding sequences here:
- a CDS encoding esterase-like activity of phytase family protein — protein: MLLAVCVAGASAGAAGATELVGRAVLPAETYAFGPTSGQFTTGGNGIVAPYLFRQPVQGVSSVIAGPVPGTYRVLSDNGFGAKSNSADYLLRSYGLRPDFKTATGGSGRVFPVDLATGALLPAFDFPTWLQLQDPALKAGFAIVAEQATYYPTSTIPVDPGIKNNRLLTGADFDLESFRKVPDGTFWVGEEFGPFLLHFSATGELLDAPVALPNFAGFGTNPLVQSPDNPLLNGATPNLGGSRGFEGLALNASGDKLYALLEGPLTEDPDRNRLIINEFDLATKTYTGKIFFYRMENTTESGQAIGELTAINDSEFLVIERDGKQGDPNNPAFTDPAQFKRIYKIDLRKLDSQGFVEKELVVDLLNIPDPNNVGGNGTTNGAFTFPFVTIESVLPIAPRLLLVANDNNFPGSVGRTPGVADDNEFILVRLDKALRLTAR